A part of Scylla paramamosain isolate STU-SP2022 chromosome 24, ASM3559412v1, whole genome shotgun sequence genomic DNA contains:
- the LOC135112845 gene encoding ras GTPase-activating protein raskol-like isoform X1 translates to MQATGAVARVTHGSQGSAPPSPQLSSSRSADSTPKKNILQRIKMGARNASKNTKGIKTNRGPDSCVEGGGGEDGMSRSHSHDNLYPGHAPSPQQSRSKALENQDETRRTENTLKIWIMEAKEIPSKKKYFCHLIVNLQPSHRTCSKPMTNMCFWGEYFELDLSPEITSIIIELKREGDKKSNKKIGSVEIDLKPSSPGRATQEEQWYPVKVEKQDKTTPALRIRHRFQSLDILPLSQYGPLLQYLKENATPLCQLLEPVLPVKAKEDIATTLINIMQAENCAIAFLVDLVYTDIKTNAENEHLLFRGNSVATKAIEAYMKLVGEQYLHDTLKDPILALITSAEDLEVDPLKITNVQFLQEHRNSLKEKVTAVWEKILQSSRNFPVELREVFHKLREQLSRQEKCELTDNLISSCVFLRFFCPAVLSPYLFNMVTAYPDDRASRNLTLVAKTLQTLANFTLFQGKEKFMEFLNEFINKEQERCRAFLRAISSPPSSEDSILDFDGKIDRGKHLALLHLHLVDVLAEMNTQGYESEASRVMALVEDISVLLGGSHTRMPYVPRPSSGPILPGSPALAPPQMPASNNNFMREESTDGTEERGTGLGMTPSTNRSQSFPRSVTPVYSHHHMVTSSPRPPFHHQARSAGGDLGPSEEHVLITAFDLSSRPQISMFPSEEANNNNPPAVDMRVNNSNSYYIGEVPPPPVHQVHHQPQRALIHNTPQTRQHLRGPPSRNLSVGEVQGSADRRVYDRNCSEFFRYMDDASHKFIAACKDGENNIQGSQTSISQLSNIASSGYQSFAYSQSSSPVDSLLHTDNSSLLSRENGNPGLPVGIRQVHHDSPLASPLHQQTSKYRAVGMHPAYLGHAGHASLHGTPRHAPRVPQPKESPNSSLSSSQSVEDLSSLRRGRTRQRRSASSSSDSSPDSHPPSHSNSHFRRAPAHTPRTNPHCSPRLVPSPALRHELRSAKQRHDRSVSSRRGRSNRSSEREDLQGPPHCCDDSEDDLNVAVGSLGGAGAGGWVREGWQEHHHLLAHNLPPQQLLDQQEDQMRAIIERLMSMEQEFRHEQEMMRREMHYKDARIDAQEKKIAALDSANTHLIRTIASLNSRPGELKPDLSGDLHNDSCNASDTSDYKSSSC, encoded by the exons ATGCAGGCCACAG GTGCGGTGGCCAGGGTTACTCATGGAAGCCAAGGATCagcgcccccctccccccagctgtCGTCCTCCCGTTCGGCGGACTCAACGCCGAAGAAGAATATT cTGCAGCGCATCAAGATGGGCGCCAGGAATGCCTCCAAGAATACTAAGGGCATTAAGACCAACCGGGGCCCAGACAG CTGTGtggagggcggcggcggcgaggatGGGATGTCACGCTCCCACTCCCACGATAACCTGTACCCAGGCCACGCTCCCTCCCCTCAACAAAGCCG GTCGAAGGCGCTTGAGAACCAAGATGAGACGCGGCGAACagaaaacactctcaaaatcTGGATTATGGAGGCGAAAGAAATTCCCAGCAAGAAAAA GTACTTTTGTCACCTGATAGTGAACCTGCAGCCCAGCCACCGCACGTGCTCGAAGCCCATGACCAACATGTGCTTCTGGGGAGAGTACTTTGAACTAGATCTGAGTCCTGAG ATCACTAGCATCATTATAGAGctaaagagggaaggggataaGAAGTCAAACAAAAAGATAGGCTCCGTGGAGATTGACCTGAAGCCGTCCAGCCCGGGCCGAGCCACCCAGGAGGAGCAGTGGTACCCAGTGAAGGTGGAGAAGCAGGACAAGACCACTCCTGCCCTCAGGATAAGACACAG GTTCCAGTCGTTGGACATCCTCCCTCTGTCCCAATACGGACCTCTTCTTCAGTACCTGAAGGAGAATGCAACCCCTCTCTGCCAACTGCTGGAGCCAGTGTTGCCAGTGAAAGCCAAAGAAGACATTGCCACCACGCTGATCAACATCATGCAGGCAGAGAACTGTGCCATTGCCTTCCTTGTTGATCTTGTTTACACAGACATCAAGACTAATG CTGAGAACGAGCACCTGCTCTTCCGAGGGAACAGTGTGGCCACCAAGGCGATAGAAGCCTACATGAAGCTGGTGGGTGAGCAGTACCTGCACGACACTCTGAAGGACCCCATCCTGGCCCTCATCACCAGTGCTGAGGACCTGGAGGTGGACCCCCTCAAGATCACCAACGTGCAGTTCCTTCAGGAGCACCGCAACTCCCTCAAGGAGAAAGTGACTGCAGTTTGGGAAAAGATCTTACAATCTAGTCGGAACTTCCCTGT GGAGCTGCGTGAGGTGTTCCACAAGCTGCGGGAGCAACTCTCCCGCCAGGAGAAGTGTGAGCTGACCGACAACCTCATCTCTTCGTGTGTGTTTCTGCGCTTTTTCTGTCCAGCTGTCTTGTCACCATACCTCTTCAACATGGTCACAG CGTACCCAGACGACCGTGCCAGCAGGAATCTCACATTGGTGGCCAAGACACTTCAGACACTTGCCAACTTCACTCTCTTCCAAGGAAAGGAGAAGTTCATGGAATTCCTCAATGAGTTCATCAACAAGGAGCAGGAACGGTGCAGAGCGTTCCTCAGAGCCATTTCT AGTCCCCCATCATCGGAGGACAGCATCCTGGATTTTGATGGAAAGATTGATCGTGGCAAGCACCTGGCCCTGCTCCACCTGCACCTAGTAGATGTCCTTGCTGAGATGAACACCCAG GGGTATGAGAGTGAAGCTAGCAGAGTAATGGCACTGGTGGAGGACATCAGTGTCCTGCTAGGTGGCAGCCACACTAGGATGCCATATGTACCCCGGCCCTCCAGTGGTCCCATCCTCCCTGGCAGCCCAGCTCTTGCCCCCCCTCAGATGCCTGCCAGTAACAACAACTTCAT GCGGGAGGAGTCTACAGATGgcacagaggagagaggaacaggCTTGGGAATGACACCCTCCACTAACAGGTCTCAGTCCTTCCCTCGCTCAGTCACTCCTGTctactcccaccaccacatG GTTACCAGCAGCCCAAGGccaccattccatcaccagGCAAGATCAGCAGGTGGTGACCTTGGTCCCAGTGAGGAACATGTCCTCATTACAGCCTTTGATCTCTCCTCAAGACCTCAGATCTCCATGTTCCCTTCAGA GgaagccaacaacaacaatccacCAGCAGTGGACATGCGggtcaacaacagcaacagttaCTACATTGGTGAGGTGCCTCCGCCGCCAGTCCACCAGGTGCACCACCAGCCCCAGCGGGCGCTGATACACAACACTCCCCAGACGCGGCAACACCTCAG AGGCCCACCCTCAAGAAACCTCTCTGTGGGAGAAGTTCAAGGTTCTGCTGACAGAAGAGTATACGACAGAAATTGTTCAGAGTTTTTTAGATACATGGACGACGCGTCTCACAAGTTCATTGCCGCATGCAAGGATGGAGAAAACAACATCCAGGGTTCCCAGACCTCCATTTCTCAGCTTTCCAATATTGCCTCATCAGGATATCAGAGTTTTGCATACTCCCAATCATCATCTCCTGTAGACTCCCTCCTCCACACTGACAACTCCAGCCTCCTCTCAAGGGAGAATGGAAACCCAGGACTGCCAGTGGGGATCAGACAGGTTCACCATGACTCGCCTCTAG CCTCACCTCTGCACCAGCAAACTTCCAAGTATCGGGCAGTGGGCATGCACCCAGCCTATCTGGGACATGCAGGTCATGCCTCCCTCCATGGCACCCCCAGACATGCCCCAAGAGTCCCTCAGCCCAAAG AGAGCCCAAACAGCAGCCTGAGCTCCTCTCAGAGTGTTGAGGATCTGTCCTCGCTGCGCCGAGGACGCACCCGACAGCGCCgctcagcttcctcctcctcagactcCTCCCCAgactctcatcctccttctcattcaaACTCTCACTTCCGTCGTGCACCAGCCCATACTCCTCGCACCAACCCCCACTGCTCTCCCCGCTTGGTGCCATCTCCAGCCCTCAGGCATGAACTTAGGTCTGCTAAACAGCGCCATGATCGCAGTGTTAgtagcaggagagggaggagtaacAG GTCATCGGAGAGAGAGGACCTGCAAGGACCTCCCCACTGCTGTGACGACTCTGAGGACGACCTAAACGTTGCTGTGGGATCACTGGGTGGCGCAGGGGCAGGGGGCTGGGTGCGGGAGGGCTGGCAGGAGCACCACCACCTGCTGGCCCACAACCTGCCACCACAGCAACTCCTTGACCAACAGGAAGACCAAATGAGAGCCATAATTGAAAG GCTGATGTCAATGGAACAAGAGTTTCGTCATGAACAGGAAATGATGAGGCGAGAGATGCACTACAAGGATGCCAGAATTGATgctcaggaaaagaaaattgctgCACTAGATTCAGCAAACACCCACCTCATCCGCACCATTGCCTCCCTCAActcaag gccTGGAGAGCTGAAGCCAGACTTAAGTGGTGATCTGCACAACGACTCCTGCAATGCATCCGACACCTCAGACTATAAGAGTTCCTCCTGCTGA
- the LOC135112845 gene encoding ras GTPase-activating protein raskol-like isoform X2 has protein sequence MECLDAAPPRFIGFSGAVARVTHGSQGSAPPSPQLSSSRSADSTPKKNILQRIKMGARNASKNTKGIKTNRGPDSCVEGGGGEDGMSRSHSHDNLYPGHAPSPQQSRSKALENQDETRRTENTLKIWIMEAKEIPSKKKYFCHLIVNLQPSHRTCSKPMTNMCFWGEYFELDLSPEITSIIIELKREGDKKSNKKIGSVEIDLKPSSPGRATQEEQWYPVKVEKQDKTTPALRIRHRFQSLDILPLSQYGPLLQYLKENATPLCQLLEPVLPVKAKEDIATTLINIMQAENCAIAFLVDLVYTDIKTNAENEHLLFRGNSVATKAIEAYMKLVGEQYLHDTLKDPILALITSAEDLEVDPLKITNVQFLQEHRNSLKEKVTAVWEKILQSSRNFPVELREVFHKLREQLSRQEKCELTDNLISSCVFLRFFCPAVLSPYLFNMVTAYPDDRASRNLTLVAKTLQTLANFTLFQGKEKFMEFLNEFINKEQERCRAFLRAISSPPSSEDSILDFDGKIDRGKHLALLHLHLVDVLAEMNTQGYESEASRVMALVEDISVLLGGSHTRMPYVPRPSSGPILPGSPALAPPQMPASNNNFMREESTDGTEERGTGLGMTPSTNRSQSFPRSVTPVYSHHHMVTSSPRPPFHHQARSAGGDLGPSEEHVLITAFDLSSRPQISMFPSEEANNNNPPAVDMRVNNSNSYYIGEVPPPPVHQVHHQPQRALIHNTPQTRQHLRGPPSRNLSVGEVQGSADRRVYDRNCSEFFRYMDDASHKFIAACKDGENNIQGSQTSISQLSNIASSGYQSFAYSQSSSPVDSLLHTDNSSLLSRENGNPGLPVGIRQVHHDSPLASPLHQQTSKYRAVGMHPAYLGHAGHASLHGTPRHAPRVPQPKESPNSSLSSSQSVEDLSSLRRGRTRQRRSASSSSDSSPDSHPPSHSNSHFRRAPAHTPRTNPHCSPRLVPSPALRHELRSAKQRHDRSVSSRRGRSNRSSEREDLQGPPHCCDDSEDDLNVAVGSLGGAGAGGWVREGWQEHHHLLAHNLPPQQLLDQQEDQMRAIIERLMSMEQEFRHEQEMMRREMHYKDARIDAQEKKIAALDSANTHLIRTIASLNSRPGELKPDLSGDLHNDSCNASDTSDYKSSSC, from the exons ATGGAGTGCCTGGACGCCGCGCCACCCCGGTTCATAGGATTTTCTG GTGCGGTGGCCAGGGTTACTCATGGAAGCCAAGGATCagcgcccccctccccccagctgtCGTCCTCCCGTTCGGCGGACTCAACGCCGAAGAAGAATATT cTGCAGCGCATCAAGATGGGCGCCAGGAATGCCTCCAAGAATACTAAGGGCATTAAGACCAACCGGGGCCCAGACAG CTGTGtggagggcggcggcggcgaggatGGGATGTCACGCTCCCACTCCCACGATAACCTGTACCCAGGCCACGCTCCCTCCCCTCAACAAAGCCG GTCGAAGGCGCTTGAGAACCAAGATGAGACGCGGCGAACagaaaacactctcaaaatcTGGATTATGGAGGCGAAAGAAATTCCCAGCAAGAAAAA GTACTTTTGTCACCTGATAGTGAACCTGCAGCCCAGCCACCGCACGTGCTCGAAGCCCATGACCAACATGTGCTTCTGGGGAGAGTACTTTGAACTAGATCTGAGTCCTGAG ATCACTAGCATCATTATAGAGctaaagagggaaggggataaGAAGTCAAACAAAAAGATAGGCTCCGTGGAGATTGACCTGAAGCCGTCCAGCCCGGGCCGAGCCACCCAGGAGGAGCAGTGGTACCCAGTGAAGGTGGAGAAGCAGGACAAGACCACTCCTGCCCTCAGGATAAGACACAG GTTCCAGTCGTTGGACATCCTCCCTCTGTCCCAATACGGACCTCTTCTTCAGTACCTGAAGGAGAATGCAACCCCTCTCTGCCAACTGCTGGAGCCAGTGTTGCCAGTGAAAGCCAAAGAAGACATTGCCACCACGCTGATCAACATCATGCAGGCAGAGAACTGTGCCATTGCCTTCCTTGTTGATCTTGTTTACACAGACATCAAGACTAATG CTGAGAACGAGCACCTGCTCTTCCGAGGGAACAGTGTGGCCACCAAGGCGATAGAAGCCTACATGAAGCTGGTGGGTGAGCAGTACCTGCACGACACTCTGAAGGACCCCATCCTGGCCCTCATCACCAGTGCTGAGGACCTGGAGGTGGACCCCCTCAAGATCACCAACGTGCAGTTCCTTCAGGAGCACCGCAACTCCCTCAAGGAGAAAGTGACTGCAGTTTGGGAAAAGATCTTACAATCTAGTCGGAACTTCCCTGT GGAGCTGCGTGAGGTGTTCCACAAGCTGCGGGAGCAACTCTCCCGCCAGGAGAAGTGTGAGCTGACCGACAACCTCATCTCTTCGTGTGTGTTTCTGCGCTTTTTCTGTCCAGCTGTCTTGTCACCATACCTCTTCAACATGGTCACAG CGTACCCAGACGACCGTGCCAGCAGGAATCTCACATTGGTGGCCAAGACACTTCAGACACTTGCCAACTTCACTCTCTTCCAAGGAAAGGAGAAGTTCATGGAATTCCTCAATGAGTTCATCAACAAGGAGCAGGAACGGTGCAGAGCGTTCCTCAGAGCCATTTCT AGTCCCCCATCATCGGAGGACAGCATCCTGGATTTTGATGGAAAGATTGATCGTGGCAAGCACCTGGCCCTGCTCCACCTGCACCTAGTAGATGTCCTTGCTGAGATGAACACCCAG GGGTATGAGAGTGAAGCTAGCAGAGTAATGGCACTGGTGGAGGACATCAGTGTCCTGCTAGGTGGCAGCCACACTAGGATGCCATATGTACCCCGGCCCTCCAGTGGTCCCATCCTCCCTGGCAGCCCAGCTCTTGCCCCCCCTCAGATGCCTGCCAGTAACAACAACTTCAT GCGGGAGGAGTCTACAGATGgcacagaggagagaggaacaggCTTGGGAATGACACCCTCCACTAACAGGTCTCAGTCCTTCCCTCGCTCAGTCACTCCTGTctactcccaccaccacatG GTTACCAGCAGCCCAAGGccaccattccatcaccagGCAAGATCAGCAGGTGGTGACCTTGGTCCCAGTGAGGAACATGTCCTCATTACAGCCTTTGATCTCTCCTCAAGACCTCAGATCTCCATGTTCCCTTCAGA GgaagccaacaacaacaatccacCAGCAGTGGACATGCGggtcaacaacagcaacagttaCTACATTGGTGAGGTGCCTCCGCCGCCAGTCCACCAGGTGCACCACCAGCCCCAGCGGGCGCTGATACACAACACTCCCCAGACGCGGCAACACCTCAG AGGCCCACCCTCAAGAAACCTCTCTGTGGGAGAAGTTCAAGGTTCTGCTGACAGAAGAGTATACGACAGAAATTGTTCAGAGTTTTTTAGATACATGGACGACGCGTCTCACAAGTTCATTGCCGCATGCAAGGATGGAGAAAACAACATCCAGGGTTCCCAGACCTCCATTTCTCAGCTTTCCAATATTGCCTCATCAGGATATCAGAGTTTTGCATACTCCCAATCATCATCTCCTGTAGACTCCCTCCTCCACACTGACAACTCCAGCCTCCTCTCAAGGGAGAATGGAAACCCAGGACTGCCAGTGGGGATCAGACAGGTTCACCATGACTCGCCTCTAG CCTCACCTCTGCACCAGCAAACTTCCAAGTATCGGGCAGTGGGCATGCACCCAGCCTATCTGGGACATGCAGGTCATGCCTCCCTCCATGGCACCCCCAGACATGCCCCAAGAGTCCCTCAGCCCAAAG AGAGCCCAAACAGCAGCCTGAGCTCCTCTCAGAGTGTTGAGGATCTGTCCTCGCTGCGCCGAGGACGCACCCGACAGCGCCgctcagcttcctcctcctcagactcCTCCCCAgactctcatcctccttctcattcaaACTCTCACTTCCGTCGTGCACCAGCCCATACTCCTCGCACCAACCCCCACTGCTCTCCCCGCTTGGTGCCATCTCCAGCCCTCAGGCATGAACTTAGGTCTGCTAAACAGCGCCATGATCGCAGTGTTAgtagcaggagagggaggagtaacAG GTCATCGGAGAGAGAGGACCTGCAAGGACCTCCCCACTGCTGTGACGACTCTGAGGACGACCTAAACGTTGCTGTGGGATCACTGGGTGGCGCAGGGGCAGGGGGCTGGGTGCGGGAGGGCTGGCAGGAGCACCACCACCTGCTGGCCCACAACCTGCCACCACAGCAACTCCTTGACCAACAGGAAGACCAAATGAGAGCCATAATTGAAAG GCTGATGTCAATGGAACAAGAGTTTCGTCATGAACAGGAAATGATGAGGCGAGAGATGCACTACAAGGATGCCAGAATTGATgctcaggaaaagaaaattgctgCACTAGATTCAGCAAACACCCACCTCATCCGCACCATTGCCTCCCTCAActcaag gccTGGAGAGCTGAAGCCAGACTTAAGTGGTGATCTGCACAACGACTCCTGCAATGCATCCGACACCTCAGACTATAAGAGTTCCTCCTGCTGA
- the LOC135112845 gene encoding uncharacterized protein LOC135112845 isoform X6 gives MQATGAVARVTHGSQGSAPPSPQLSSSRSADSTPKKNILQRIKMGARNASKNTKGIKTNRGPDSCVEGGGGEDGMSRSHSHDNLYPGHAPSPQQSRSKALENQDETRRTENTLKIWIMEAKEIPSKKKYFCHLIVNLQPSHRTCSKPMTNMCFWGEYFELDLSPEITSIIIELKREGDKKSNKKIGSVEIDLKPSSPGRATQEEQWYPVKVEKQDKTTPALRIRHRFQSLDILPLSQYGPLLQYLKENATPLCQLLEPVLPVKAKEDIATTLINIMQAENCAIAFLVDLVYTDIKTNAENEHLLFRGNSVATKAIEAYMKLVGEQYLHDTLKDPILALITSAEDLEVDPLKITNVQFLQEHRNSLKEKVTAVWEKILQSSRNFPVELREVFHKLREQLSRQEKCELTDNLISSCVFLRFFCPAVLSPYLFNMVTAYPDDRASRNLTLVAKTLQTLANFTLFQGKEKFMEFLNEFINKEQERCRAFLRAISSPPSSEDSILDFDGKIDRGKHLALLHLHLVDVLAEMNTQGYESEASRVMALVEDISVLLGGSHTRMPYVPRPSSGPILPGSPALAPPQMPASNNNFMREESTDGTEERGTGLGMTPSTNRSQSFPRSVTPVYSHHHMVTSSPRPPFHHQARSAGGDLGPSEEHVLITAFDLSSRPQISMFPSEEANNNNPPAVDMRVNNSNSYYIGEVPPPPVHQVHHQPQRALIHNTPQTRQHLRGPPSRNLSVGEVQGSADRRVYDRNCSEFFRYMDDASHKFIAACKDGENNIQGSQTSISQLSNIASSGYQSFAYSQSSSPVDSLLHTDNSSLLSRENGNPGLPVGIRQVHHDSPLASPLHQQTSKYRAVGMHPAYLGHAGHASLHGTPRHAPRVPQPKESPNSSLSSSQSVEDLSSLRRGRTRQRRSASSSSDSSPDSHPPSHSNSHFRRAPAHTPRTNPHCSPRLVPSPALRHELRSAKQRHDRSVSSRRGRSNRSSEREDLQGPPHCCDDSEDDLNVAVGSLGGAGAGGWVREGWQEHHHLLAHNLPPQQLLDQQEDQMRAIIERPGELKPDLSGDLHNDSCNASDTSDYKSSSC, from the exons ATGCAGGCCACAG GTGCGGTGGCCAGGGTTACTCATGGAAGCCAAGGATCagcgcccccctccccccagctgtCGTCCTCCCGTTCGGCGGACTCAACGCCGAAGAAGAATATT cTGCAGCGCATCAAGATGGGCGCCAGGAATGCCTCCAAGAATACTAAGGGCATTAAGACCAACCGGGGCCCAGACAG CTGTGtggagggcggcggcggcgaggatGGGATGTCACGCTCCCACTCCCACGATAACCTGTACCCAGGCCACGCTCCCTCCCCTCAACAAAGCCG GTCGAAGGCGCTTGAGAACCAAGATGAGACGCGGCGAACagaaaacactctcaaaatcTGGATTATGGAGGCGAAAGAAATTCCCAGCAAGAAAAA GTACTTTTGTCACCTGATAGTGAACCTGCAGCCCAGCCACCGCACGTGCTCGAAGCCCATGACCAACATGTGCTTCTGGGGAGAGTACTTTGAACTAGATCTGAGTCCTGAG ATCACTAGCATCATTATAGAGctaaagagggaaggggataaGAAGTCAAACAAAAAGATAGGCTCCGTGGAGATTGACCTGAAGCCGTCCAGCCCGGGCCGAGCCACCCAGGAGGAGCAGTGGTACCCAGTGAAGGTGGAGAAGCAGGACAAGACCACTCCTGCCCTCAGGATAAGACACAG GTTCCAGTCGTTGGACATCCTCCCTCTGTCCCAATACGGACCTCTTCTTCAGTACCTGAAGGAGAATGCAACCCCTCTCTGCCAACTGCTGGAGCCAGTGTTGCCAGTGAAAGCCAAAGAAGACATTGCCACCACGCTGATCAACATCATGCAGGCAGAGAACTGTGCCATTGCCTTCCTTGTTGATCTTGTTTACACAGACATCAAGACTAATG CTGAGAACGAGCACCTGCTCTTCCGAGGGAACAGTGTGGCCACCAAGGCGATAGAAGCCTACATGAAGCTGGTGGGTGAGCAGTACCTGCACGACACTCTGAAGGACCCCATCCTGGCCCTCATCACCAGTGCTGAGGACCTGGAGGTGGACCCCCTCAAGATCACCAACGTGCAGTTCCTTCAGGAGCACCGCAACTCCCTCAAGGAGAAAGTGACTGCAGTTTGGGAAAAGATCTTACAATCTAGTCGGAACTTCCCTGT GGAGCTGCGTGAGGTGTTCCACAAGCTGCGGGAGCAACTCTCCCGCCAGGAGAAGTGTGAGCTGACCGACAACCTCATCTCTTCGTGTGTGTTTCTGCGCTTTTTCTGTCCAGCTGTCTTGTCACCATACCTCTTCAACATGGTCACAG CGTACCCAGACGACCGTGCCAGCAGGAATCTCACATTGGTGGCCAAGACACTTCAGACACTTGCCAACTTCACTCTCTTCCAAGGAAAGGAGAAGTTCATGGAATTCCTCAATGAGTTCATCAACAAGGAGCAGGAACGGTGCAGAGCGTTCCTCAGAGCCATTTCT AGTCCCCCATCATCGGAGGACAGCATCCTGGATTTTGATGGAAAGATTGATCGTGGCAAGCACCTGGCCCTGCTCCACCTGCACCTAGTAGATGTCCTTGCTGAGATGAACACCCAG GGGTATGAGAGTGAAGCTAGCAGAGTAATGGCACTGGTGGAGGACATCAGTGTCCTGCTAGGTGGCAGCCACACTAGGATGCCATATGTACCCCGGCCCTCCAGTGGTCCCATCCTCCCTGGCAGCCCAGCTCTTGCCCCCCCTCAGATGCCTGCCAGTAACAACAACTTCAT GCGGGAGGAGTCTACAGATGgcacagaggagagaggaacaggCTTGGGAATGACACCCTCCACTAACAGGTCTCAGTCCTTCCCTCGCTCAGTCACTCCTGTctactcccaccaccacatG GTTACCAGCAGCCCAAGGccaccattccatcaccagGCAAGATCAGCAGGTGGTGACCTTGGTCCCAGTGAGGAACATGTCCTCATTACAGCCTTTGATCTCTCCTCAAGACCTCAGATCTCCATGTTCCCTTCAGA GgaagccaacaacaacaatccacCAGCAGTGGACATGCGggtcaacaacagcaacagttaCTACATTGGTGAGGTGCCTCCGCCGCCAGTCCACCAGGTGCACCACCAGCCCCAGCGGGCGCTGATACACAACACTCCCCAGACGCGGCAACACCTCAG AGGCCCACCCTCAAGAAACCTCTCTGTGGGAGAAGTTCAAGGTTCTGCTGACAGAAGAGTATACGACAGAAATTGTTCAGAGTTTTTTAGATACATGGACGACGCGTCTCACAAGTTCATTGCCGCATGCAAGGATGGAGAAAACAACATCCAGGGTTCCCAGACCTCCATTTCTCAGCTTTCCAATATTGCCTCATCAGGATATCAGAGTTTTGCATACTCCCAATCATCATCTCCTGTAGACTCCCTCCTCCACACTGACAACTCCAGCCTCCTCTCAAGGGAGAATGGAAACCCAGGACTGCCAGTGGGGATCAGACAGGTTCACCATGACTCGCCTCTAG CCTCACCTCTGCACCAGCAAACTTCCAAGTATCGGGCAGTGGGCATGCACCCAGCCTATCTGGGACATGCAGGTCATGCCTCCCTCCATGGCACCCCCAGACATGCCCCAAGAGTCCCTCAGCCCAAAG AGAGCCCAAACAGCAGCCTGAGCTCCTCTCAGAGTGTTGAGGATCTGTCCTCGCTGCGCCGAGGACGCACCCGACAGCGCCgctcagcttcctcctcctcagactcCTCCCCAgactctcatcctccttctcattcaaACTCTCACTTCCGTCGTGCACCAGCCCATACTCCTCGCACCAACCCCCACTGCTCTCCCCGCTTGGTGCCATCTCCAGCCCTCAGGCATGAACTTAGGTCTGCTAAACAGCGCCATGATCGCAGTGTTAgtagcaggagagggaggagtaacAG GTCATCGGAGAGAGAGGACCTGCAAGGACCTCCCCACTGCTGTGACGACTCTGAGGACGACCTAAACGTTGCTGTGGGATCACTGGGTGGCGCAGGGGCAGGGGGCTGGGTGCGGGAGGGCTGGCAGGAGCACCACCACCTGCTGGCCCACAACCTGCCACCACAGCAACTCCTTGACCAACAGGAAGACCAAATGAGAGCCATAATTGAAAG gccTGGAGAGCTGAAGCCAGACTTAAGTGGTGATCTGCACAACGACTCCTGCAATGCATCCGACACCTCAGACTATAAGAGTTCCTCCTGCTGA